The Anastrepha ludens isolate Willacy chromosome 2, idAnaLude1.1, whole genome shotgun sequence genome contains a region encoding:
- the LOC128855114 gene encoding uncharacterized protein LOC128855114, with protein sequence MFFKRRHKPALRPSKAYYHSNDPPSLPPSTQPHNDQLPFLSRARFSALPHLQTIGEEKENLTLFIAVLYVVDLFGVLPFITLPALLVQLGFLGIPLVLSVIVLQIYTSFLLSQCWIMAESFDPSILQKSRYPYAAIADLAYGRYLSLFVRILLDISIFATAIPSLVIAAQNLELVGERITDDEFSFSFCYWVIIIGIFCCPLMWLRSPKHMRGLTIFSLFVLIMIVILLWFCLFASMPLGKPFEGVNFEIPSFLALLNGYSILAFQFDIHPMLLTLQIDMQHKSQVYWAAFSGITITCAIAIFGSIIAAYKFGTMIADNLLESLPKSVPLYVLLILIALQLCFSIIVGSSAMFLQIENYLQIKEAFSWKRIALRSSVVGLEVLIAEFVPNFDVLMDVVGGTIVAPLVFILPPLLYRRISRMERLHQRVATESSYGSIPLDLNFEPVHSDVEQLLMLEQQQRSGVPLSCRLRMRKYWLHILKCWYRLKCDLTVSLSVMLFGALTTIISTYLNVFSITDLFRYEATCFFNMTKDVAKNQKY encoded by the exons ATGTTTTTTAAGCGCCGTCATAAGCCTGCCTTACGTCCTTCGAAGGCATATTATCACTCCAATGATCCACCATCATTGCCACCTTCTACGCAGCCACACAATGATCAACTACCATTTCTGTCGCGTGCGCGTTTTAGTGCTCTCCCACATTTGCAAACTATCGGCGAAGAAAAAGAGAATTTAACACTCTTCATTGCTGTGCTATATGTCGTCGACTTATTTGGTGTACTCCCCTTTATAACGCTGCCAGCATTGTTGGTGCAATTGGGTTTCCTCGGTATACCCTTAGTTCTGTCGGTTATTGTGCTTCAAATCTACACTTCATTTTTACTCAGTCAGTGTTGGATTATGGCTGAGTCTTTCGATCCATCCATACTACAGAAGAGTAG GTACCCTTATGCAGCTATTGCTGATTTGGCATACGGACGCTACCTCAGCCTTTTCGTGCGCATCTTGCTCGACATCAGTATTTTCGCCACAGCCATACCAAGTTTGGTGATAGCAGCACAAAATCTAGAGCTGGTCGGTGAACGTATAACCGACGATGAATTCTCATTTTCGTTTTGCTACTGGGTTATTATAATTGGCATATTTTGTTGTCCGCTGATGTGGCTACGCAGTCCCAAACATATGCG tggATTGACGATTTTCTCACTCTTCGTGCTCATTATGATTGTGATTCTTTTGTGGTTTTGCCTCTTCGCCTCTATGCCGTTGGGTAAACCCTTCGAAGGCGTCAACTTTG AAATTCCATCGTTCTTGGCGCTTCTGAATGGCTACAGCATTTTGGCTTTCCAGTTCGACATTCATCCAATGCTACTCACCTTGCAAATCGATATGCAGCACAAGTCTCAAGTTTACTGGGCCGCCTTCAGTGGCATCACCA TTACATGCGCCATTGCTATTTTCGGTTCCATTATTGCGGCTTACAAGTTCGGCACCATGATCGCCGATAATCTGCTCGAGTCTCTACCGAAGAGTGTTCCGTTATACGTTTTGCTAATACTCATCGCACTGCAGTTGTGCTTTTCGATTATTGTGGGTAGCTCGGCGATGTTTttgcaaattgaaaattatcTACAAATTAAAGAAG CCTTCTCGTGGAAGCGCATCGCTTTGCGTTCTTCTGTTGTCGGCCTCGAAGTGCTCATAGCAGAATTTGTGCCTAATTTTGATGTTCTCATGGATGTAGTAGGCGGCACAATTGTCGCGCCACTGGTCTTTATCCTGCCGCCACTACTTTATCGTCGTATTAGTCGCATGGAAAGGCTACATCAGCGCGTCGCTACGGAGTCTTCATATGGCAGCATACCACTCGACTTGAATTTCGAACCGGTGCATTCGGACGTGGAACAGTTATTGATGctggaacaacaacaaaggaGTGGCGTGCCACTATCGTGCCGTTTGCGTATGCGCAAATATTGGCTACACATTTTGAAGTGTTGGTATCGTCTGAAATGCGATCTTACCGTGTCTTTGTCGGTGATGCTTTTTGGTGCATTGACCACTATAATTTCAACTTATTTGAATGTATTTAGTATTACTGATCTTTTTCGCTACGAGGCTACGTGTTTCTTCAATATGACGAAAGATGTTGccaaaaaccaaaagtattaA